A window from Musa acuminata AAA Group cultivar baxijiao chromosome BXJ3-10, Cavendish_Baxijiao_AAA, whole genome shotgun sequence encodes these proteins:
- the LOC135584649 gene encoding probable phospholipid-transporting ATPase 4 isoform X1, which produces MARGGGSQERLRWSKLYTFACTRPTVLLDDEQPHTLQGPGYSRIVHCNQPGLHRKKPLNYPTNFVSTTKYNIITFLPKAIFEQFRRVANLYFLLAASLSLTPVAPFSAMSMIAPLAFVVGLSMAKEALEDWQRFMQDVKVNSRKVSVHKGEGCFGYKHWQKIRVGDIVKVEKDQFFPADLLLLSSSYEDGICYVETMNLDGETNLKVKRSLEVTLTLDDDVAFRNFTATIRCEDPNPNLYSFIGNFEYEQQVYALDPSQILLRDSKLRNTTYVYGVVIFTGHDNKVMQNATQSPSKRSRIEKKMDKIIYILFTFLVLISLISSIGYAVMTKFGMPHWWYLHPDETSYIYNASNPTLSGFFHLVTALILYGYLIPISLYVSIEVVKVLQATFINQDLHMCDGETGNPAQARTSNLNEELGQVDTILSDKTGTLTCNEMDFLKCSIAGVSYGVGSSEVEIAAVKHFASEASGTSEQHSSTQDFWEDSGGRFVSSEIEFENGNACMVEKPQKPAKKSFSFEDDRLTHGNWKKEPNAGTILLFFRTLALCHAAIPEPNEKTGGFTYEAESPDEGAFLIAAREFGFEFCKRTQSSVFIRERYSPFEDPLEREFKVLNLLEFNSKRKRMSVIVRDETGQILLLCKGADSIILDKLSKNGRIYERETIKHLNEYGEAGLRTMALAYRVLGESEYSDWNTKFLKAKTTIGPDRETELEQVSDMIERDLILVGATAVEDKLQKGVSQCIDKLAQAGLKIWVLTGDKMETAINIGFACSLLRQGMRHICLSIESTGILSQDTKKVAKENILTQITNASQMIKLEKDPNAAFALIIDGKTLTYALEDDLKNQFLSLAVDCSSVICCRVSPKQKALVTRLVKEGTGKTTLAVGDGANDVGMIQEADVGVGISGVEGMQAVMASDFSISQFRFLERLLVVHGHWCYKRIAQMVCYFFYKNIAFGLTIFYFEAYTGFSGQSVYDDWYMLLFNVILTSLPVISLGVFEQDVSSEVCLQFPALYQQGPRNLFFDWYRIFGWMGNGLYSSLVIYFLNIHIFYNQAFRTEGQTADMAAVGTTMFTCIIWAVNLQIALTMSHLTWIQHLFVWGSVATWYLFLVAYGISSPLISGNAYQILLEALGPAPVYWAATLLVTLACNIPYLAHISFQRALNPLDHHVIQEIKYYKKDVEDQHMWKRERSKARQKTKIGFTARVDAKIRQLREKFQRKVSSVNVQAQS; this is translated from the exons ATGGCACGAGGAGGAGGTAGTCAGGAGCGGCTCCGATGGAGCAAGCTCTACACTTTTGCATGCACCCGCCCCACTGTGTTGTTAGACGACGAGCAACCGCATACCCTCCAAGGTCCCGGATACTCCCGCATCGTCCATTGCAACCAGCCCGGATTACACCGCAAGAAGCCCCTCAATTACCCCACCAACTTTGTCAGCACCACCAAGTACAACATCATTACTTTCCTCCCGAAAGCCATCTTTGAGCAATTCCGCCGTGTCGCCAATCTATACTTTCTTCTTGCCGCTTCCCTCTCCCTCACCCCTGTGGCTCCGTTCTCCGCTATGAGCATGATTGCCCCTCTCGCATTTGTTGTTGGACTAAGTATGGCTAAGGAGGCACTGGAAGATTGGCAGAGGTTCATGCAGGATGTGAAGGTTAATAGCCGTAAGGTTAGCGTCCATAAGGGAGAGGGGTGCTTTGGTTATAAACATTGGCAGAAGATTCGTGTTGGGGACATTGTGAAGGTGGAGAAAGATCAGTTCTTCCCTGCTGACTTGCTTCTGTTGTCCTCGAGTTATGAGGATGGCATATGCTATGTTGAGACTATGAATTTGGATGGAGAAACGAATTTGAAGGTCAAGAGATCTTTGGAGGTAACTTTAACACTGGATGATGATGTAGCTTTCAGGAACTTCACAGCCACCATTCGATGTGAGGACCCGAACCCTAATCTCTACAGTTTCATAGGTAACTTTGAGTATGAACAGCAGGTTTATGCACTTGACCCAAGTCAGATTCTACTTAGAGATTCAAAGCTTAGGAATACTACATATGTATACGGAGTGGTTATCTTCACTGGTCATGACAACAAAGTCATGCAGAATGCTACCCAGTCACCATCTAAGAGAAGTCGAATTGAGAAGAAGATGGATAAGATTATATACATTCTTTTTACCTTTCTCGTATTGATTTCATTAATCAGCTCGATAGGCTATGCTGTGATGACAAAGTTTGGGATGCCACACTGGTGGTATTTGCACCCTGATGAGACTTCATACATCTACAATGCCTCAAATCCTACTTTATCTGGTTTCTTCCATCTTGTCACTGCTCTTATTCTTTATGGATACCTGATACCCATTTCACTTTATGTTTCAATTGAGGTTGTCAAAGTCTTGCAAGCAACATTCATAAACCAAGATCTTCACATGTGCGATGGGGAGACAGGGAATCCAGCACAAGCACGGACATCAAATTTGAATGAGGAGCTTGGGCAAGTTGATACGATATTGTCAGATAAAACTGGCACCTTAACTTGCAACGAAATGGATTTTTTGAAGTGTTCAATTGCTGGTGTTTCATATGGTGTTGGTTCTAGTGAAGTTGAAATTGCCGCTGTGAAGCATTTTGCATCAGAAGCATCAGGCACATCTGAGCAGCATAGCAGCACTCAAGATTTTTGGGAGGATAGCGGGGGTCGTTTTGTCTCATcagaaattgaatttgaaaatggGAATGCTTGCATGGTCGAGAAGCCACAAAAGCCTGCAAAAAAGAGTTTCAGCTTTGAGGATGATCGCCTTACGCATGGAAATTGGAAAAAAGAACCTAATGCAGGTACCATTCTTTTGTTCTTCAGGACACTTGCTCTCTGTCATGCTGCGATACCTGAGCCAAATGAAAAAACTGGTGGTTTCACATATGAAGCGGAATCACCGGATGAAGGAGCATTTCTTATTGCAGCCAGAGAATTTGGGTTTGAGTTCTGTAAGAGGACTCAATCAAGTGTCTTCATCAGAGAGAGATATTCTCCTTTTGAGGATCCTCTAGAAAG ggAGTTCAAGGTTCTGAATCTCTTGGAGTTCAACAGCAAAAGGAAGAGAATGTCGGTTATCGTGCGTGATGAGACTGGGCAGATTCTTCTTTTATGCAAAGGTGCTGACAG CATCATTTTGGATAAACTATCAAAAAACGGCAGAATATatgagagagagacaattaaacatctaaatgaATATGGGGAAGCAGGCTTGCGGACTATGGCACTGGCTTACAGGGTACTTGGGGAATCAGAGTATTCTGATTGGAACACCAAGTTTCTTAAAGCAAAAACTACAATTGGACCTGACAGAGAAACAGAGCTTGAGCAAGTCTCTGACATGATCGAGAGGGATTTGATTCTTGTTGGTGCAACTGCCGTAGAAGACAAATTACAAAAAGGC GTTTCTCAATGCATAGATAAGTTAGCACAAGCTGGTCTCAAGATCTGGGTTCTTACAGGTGATAAGATGGAGACTGCAATAAATATAGG GTTTGCTTGCAGTTTATTGAGACAAGGCATGAGACACATTTGTTTATCCATCGAGAGCACTGGCATATTGTCACAAGACACAAAAAAG GTTGCAAAGGAGAATATCTTGACGCAAATAACTAATGCCTCTCAAATGATCAAGCTagagaaagatcctaatgcagcatTTGCTTTGATAATTGATGGTAAAACTTTAACATATGCTCTGGAGGATGACTTGAAGAATCAATTTTTGAGTCTAGCAGTTGATTGTTCTTCCGTCATATGCTGCCGGGTCTCCCCAAAACAGAAAGCATTG GTGACTCGGTTGGTGAAAGAAGGAACAGGTAAGACTACTTTGGCGGTTGGCGATGGTGCTAATGATGTGGGCATGATTCAGGAGGCAGATGTTGGTGTTGGAATTAGTGGGGTAGAGGGCATGCAG GCTGTGATGGCTAGTGATTTCTCCATTTCCCAGTTCCGTTTCCTTGAACGGCTCCTTGTTGTCCATGGCCACTGGTGCTATAAGAGGATAGCACAGATG GTCTGTTATTTCTTCTACAAAAACATAGCCTTTGGCCTCACGATTTTCTATTTTGAGGCATATACTGGCTTCTCTGGGCAGTCGGTGTATGATGACTGGTATATGCTACTATTCAATGTCATTCTAACCTCATTACCCGTGATATCGTTGGGAGTCTTCGAACAAGATGTTTCTTCTGAAGTATGCTTACAG TTCCCAGCATTATACCAGCAAGGGCCGAGGAATCTTTTCTTCGATtggtataggatttttggttggATGGGCAATGGTCTCTACTCATCCCTTGTCATATATTTCCTAAACATCCACATTTTCTACAATCAGGCATTTCGCACTGAGGGTCAGACGGCAGACATGGCTGCTGTTGGAACAACCATGTTCACCTGCATTATTTGGGCTGTGAACTTGCAAATTGCCTTAACAATGAGCCACTTAACATGGATCCAGCACCTCTTTGTCTGGGGCAGTGTGGCCACATGGTACCTCTTTCTGGTCGCTTATGGAATATCCTCGCCGTTGATATCTGGAAATGCCTACCAGATACTCTTGGAAGCCCTCGGCCCTGCTCCTGTATATTGGGCTGCAACACTTTTAGTGACTCTTGCCTGCAACATTCCTTATCTGGCACATATCTCCTTCCAGAGAGCCTTAAATCCACTTGATCATCATGTGATTCAAGAGATCAAATACTATAAGAAGGATGTGGAGGACCAGCATATGTGGAAGAGGGAGAGGTCCAAAGCAAGGCAGAAGACCAAAATTGGTTTTACAGCAAGAGTGGACGCCAAGATCAGACAGCTAAGAGAAAAGTTTCAGAGGAAAGTCTCATCAGTGAATGTCCAAGCTCAGTCATAA
- the LOC135584649 gene encoding probable phospholipid-transporting ATPase 4 isoform X2, with protein MARGGGSQERLRWSKLYTFACTRPTVLLDDEQPHTLQGPGYSRIVHCNQPGLHRKKPLNYPTNFVSTTKYNIITFLPKAIFEQFRRVANLYFLLAASLSLTPVAPFSAMSMIAPLAFVVGLSMAKEALEDWQRFMQDVKVNSRKVSVHKGEGCFGYKHWQKIRVGDIVKVEKDQFFPADLLLLSSSYEDGICYVETMNLDGETNLKVKRSLEVTLTLDDDVAFRNFTATIRCEDPNPNLYSFIGNFEYEQQVYALDPSQILLRDSKLRNTTYVYGVVIFTGHDNKVMQNATQSPSKRSRIEKKMDKIIYILFTFLVLISLISSIGYAVMTKFGMPHWWYLHPDETSYIYNASNPTLSGFFHLVTALILYGYLIPISLYVSIEVVKVLQATFINQDLHMCDGETGNPAQARTSNLNEELGQVDTILSDKTGTLTCNEMDFLKCSIAGVSYGVGSSEVEIAAVKHFASEASGTSEQHSSTQDFWEDSGGRFVSSEIEFENGNACMVEKPQKPAKKSFSFEDDRLTHGNWKKEPNAAESPDEGAFLIAAREFGFEFCKRTQSSVFIRERYSPFEDPLEREFKVLNLLEFNSKRKRMSVIVRDETGQILLLCKGADSIILDKLSKNGRIYERETIKHLNEYGEAGLRTMALAYRVLGESEYSDWNTKFLKAKTTIGPDRETELEQVSDMIERDLILVGATAVEDKLQKGVSQCIDKLAQAGLKIWVLTGDKMETAINIGFACSLLRQGMRHICLSIESTGILSQDTKKVAKENILTQITNASQMIKLEKDPNAAFALIIDGKTLTYALEDDLKNQFLSLAVDCSSVICCRVSPKQKALVTRLVKEGTGKTTLAVGDGANDVGMIQEADVGVGISGVEGMQAVMASDFSISQFRFLERLLVVHGHWCYKRIAQMVCYFFYKNIAFGLTIFYFEAYTGFSGQSVYDDWYMLLFNVILTSLPVISLGVFEQDVSSEVCLQFPALYQQGPRNLFFDWYRIFGWMGNGLYSSLVIYFLNIHIFYNQAFRTEGQTADMAAVGTTMFTCIIWAVNLQIALTMSHLTWIQHLFVWGSVATWYLFLVAYGISSPLISGNAYQILLEALGPAPVYWAATLLVTLACNIPYLAHISFQRALNPLDHHVIQEIKYYKKDVEDQHMWKRERSKARQKTKIGFTARVDAKIRQLREKFQRKVSSVNVQAQS; from the exons ATGGCACGAGGAGGAGGTAGTCAGGAGCGGCTCCGATGGAGCAAGCTCTACACTTTTGCATGCACCCGCCCCACTGTGTTGTTAGACGACGAGCAACCGCATACCCTCCAAGGTCCCGGATACTCCCGCATCGTCCATTGCAACCAGCCCGGATTACACCGCAAGAAGCCCCTCAATTACCCCACCAACTTTGTCAGCACCACCAAGTACAACATCATTACTTTCCTCCCGAAAGCCATCTTTGAGCAATTCCGCCGTGTCGCCAATCTATACTTTCTTCTTGCCGCTTCCCTCTCCCTCACCCCTGTGGCTCCGTTCTCCGCTATGAGCATGATTGCCCCTCTCGCATTTGTTGTTGGACTAAGTATGGCTAAGGAGGCACTGGAAGATTGGCAGAGGTTCATGCAGGATGTGAAGGTTAATAGCCGTAAGGTTAGCGTCCATAAGGGAGAGGGGTGCTTTGGTTATAAACATTGGCAGAAGATTCGTGTTGGGGACATTGTGAAGGTGGAGAAAGATCAGTTCTTCCCTGCTGACTTGCTTCTGTTGTCCTCGAGTTATGAGGATGGCATATGCTATGTTGAGACTATGAATTTGGATGGAGAAACGAATTTGAAGGTCAAGAGATCTTTGGAGGTAACTTTAACACTGGATGATGATGTAGCTTTCAGGAACTTCACAGCCACCATTCGATGTGAGGACCCGAACCCTAATCTCTACAGTTTCATAGGTAACTTTGAGTATGAACAGCAGGTTTATGCACTTGACCCAAGTCAGATTCTACTTAGAGATTCAAAGCTTAGGAATACTACATATGTATACGGAGTGGTTATCTTCACTGGTCATGACAACAAAGTCATGCAGAATGCTACCCAGTCACCATCTAAGAGAAGTCGAATTGAGAAGAAGATGGATAAGATTATATACATTCTTTTTACCTTTCTCGTATTGATTTCATTAATCAGCTCGATAGGCTATGCTGTGATGACAAAGTTTGGGATGCCACACTGGTGGTATTTGCACCCTGATGAGACTTCATACATCTACAATGCCTCAAATCCTACTTTATCTGGTTTCTTCCATCTTGTCACTGCTCTTATTCTTTATGGATACCTGATACCCATTTCACTTTATGTTTCAATTGAGGTTGTCAAAGTCTTGCAAGCAACATTCATAAACCAAGATCTTCACATGTGCGATGGGGAGACAGGGAATCCAGCACAAGCACGGACATCAAATTTGAATGAGGAGCTTGGGCAAGTTGATACGATATTGTCAGATAAAACTGGCACCTTAACTTGCAACGAAATGGATTTTTTGAAGTGTTCAATTGCTGGTGTTTCATATGGTGTTGGTTCTAGTGAAGTTGAAATTGCCGCTGTGAAGCATTTTGCATCAGAAGCATCAGGCACATCTGAGCAGCATAGCAGCACTCAAGATTTTTGGGAGGATAGCGGGGGTCGTTTTGTCTCATcagaaattgaatttgaaaatggGAATGCTTGCATGGTCGAGAAGCCACAAAAGCCTGCAAAAAAGAGTTTCAGCTTTGAGGATGATCGCCTTACGCATGGAAATTGGAAAAAAGAACCTAATGCAG CGGAATCACCGGATGAAGGAGCATTTCTTATTGCAGCCAGAGAATTTGGGTTTGAGTTCTGTAAGAGGACTCAATCAAGTGTCTTCATCAGAGAGAGATATTCTCCTTTTGAGGATCCTCTAGAAAG ggAGTTCAAGGTTCTGAATCTCTTGGAGTTCAACAGCAAAAGGAAGAGAATGTCGGTTATCGTGCGTGATGAGACTGGGCAGATTCTTCTTTTATGCAAAGGTGCTGACAG CATCATTTTGGATAAACTATCAAAAAACGGCAGAATATatgagagagagacaattaaacatctaaatgaATATGGGGAAGCAGGCTTGCGGACTATGGCACTGGCTTACAGGGTACTTGGGGAATCAGAGTATTCTGATTGGAACACCAAGTTTCTTAAAGCAAAAACTACAATTGGACCTGACAGAGAAACAGAGCTTGAGCAAGTCTCTGACATGATCGAGAGGGATTTGATTCTTGTTGGTGCAACTGCCGTAGAAGACAAATTACAAAAAGGC GTTTCTCAATGCATAGATAAGTTAGCACAAGCTGGTCTCAAGATCTGGGTTCTTACAGGTGATAAGATGGAGACTGCAATAAATATAGG GTTTGCTTGCAGTTTATTGAGACAAGGCATGAGACACATTTGTTTATCCATCGAGAGCACTGGCATATTGTCACAAGACACAAAAAAG GTTGCAAAGGAGAATATCTTGACGCAAATAACTAATGCCTCTCAAATGATCAAGCTagagaaagatcctaatgcagcatTTGCTTTGATAATTGATGGTAAAACTTTAACATATGCTCTGGAGGATGACTTGAAGAATCAATTTTTGAGTCTAGCAGTTGATTGTTCTTCCGTCATATGCTGCCGGGTCTCCCCAAAACAGAAAGCATTG GTGACTCGGTTGGTGAAAGAAGGAACAGGTAAGACTACTTTGGCGGTTGGCGATGGTGCTAATGATGTGGGCATGATTCAGGAGGCAGATGTTGGTGTTGGAATTAGTGGGGTAGAGGGCATGCAG GCTGTGATGGCTAGTGATTTCTCCATTTCCCAGTTCCGTTTCCTTGAACGGCTCCTTGTTGTCCATGGCCACTGGTGCTATAAGAGGATAGCACAGATG GTCTGTTATTTCTTCTACAAAAACATAGCCTTTGGCCTCACGATTTTCTATTTTGAGGCATATACTGGCTTCTCTGGGCAGTCGGTGTATGATGACTGGTATATGCTACTATTCAATGTCATTCTAACCTCATTACCCGTGATATCGTTGGGAGTCTTCGAACAAGATGTTTCTTCTGAAGTATGCTTACAG TTCCCAGCATTATACCAGCAAGGGCCGAGGAATCTTTTCTTCGATtggtataggatttttggttggATGGGCAATGGTCTCTACTCATCCCTTGTCATATATTTCCTAAACATCCACATTTTCTACAATCAGGCATTTCGCACTGAGGGTCAGACGGCAGACATGGCTGCTGTTGGAACAACCATGTTCACCTGCATTATTTGGGCTGTGAACTTGCAAATTGCCTTAACAATGAGCCACTTAACATGGATCCAGCACCTCTTTGTCTGGGGCAGTGTGGCCACATGGTACCTCTTTCTGGTCGCTTATGGAATATCCTCGCCGTTGATATCTGGAAATGCCTACCAGATACTCTTGGAAGCCCTCGGCCCTGCTCCTGTATATTGGGCTGCAACACTTTTAGTGACTCTTGCCTGCAACATTCCTTATCTGGCACATATCTCCTTCCAGAGAGCCTTAAATCCACTTGATCATCATGTGATTCAAGAGATCAAATACTATAAGAAGGATGTGGAGGACCAGCATATGTGGAAGAGGGAGAGGTCCAAAGCAAGGCAGAAGACCAAAATTGGTTTTACAGCAAGAGTGGACGCCAAGATCAGACAGCTAAGAGAAAAGTTTCAGAGGAAAGTCTCATCAGTGAATGTCCAAGCTCAGTCATAA
- the LOC135650433 gene encoding monothiol glutaredoxin-S2-like, which produces MAAVAAAVARGKKRGTAVLSIDGEDEAPEERVARLIRENPAVIFNRRECCMSHVMKRLLAVVGAHPAAIELQEADEEAAAAVAGDGGLPALFVGGVAVGGLEGLMGLHLRGGLVPMLREAGALRI; this is translated from the coding sequence ATGGCTGCGGTGGCGGCAGCGGTGGCGAGGGGGAAGAAGAGGGGGACAGCTGTGCTGTCCATCGACGGGGAGGATGAGGCGCCGGAGGAGCGGGTGGCGCGGCTGATCAGGGAGAACCCCGCGGTCATCTTCAACCGGCGGGAGTGCTGCATGAGCCACGTCATGAAGCGGCTGCTGGCGGTGGTGGGCGCCCACCCAGCGGCCATCGAGCTGCAGGAGGCCGACGAAGAGGCTGCCGCTGCCGTGGCCGGGGACGGCGGGCTTCCCGCCCTCTTCGTCGGCGGCGTTGCCGTGGGCGGCCTCGAGGGCCTCATGGGCCTCCACCTCCGCGGTGGTCTCGTCCCCATGCTCCGCGAAGCCGGCGCCCTCCGCATCTGA
- the LOC103968846 gene encoding cytochrome P450 711A1, which produces MEMGSTTITLGWAEYTFTLVALLVGFLMYLYAPSWGVRKVPGPPTIPLLGHLPLLAKHGPDVFSVLAQTYGPVFRFHMGRQPMVIVADPELCKHVGIKKFKSVPNRSLPTPISGSPLHQKGLFFTRDSRWSAMRNTIISLYQPTHLAGLIPTMQSYIDSATRHLSSTQKDDVTFSDLSLRLATDVIGEAAFGVDFGLSGGSPPDGERSKDGEVSEFIKEHIYSTTSLKMDLSGSFSIVLGLLVPVLQEPVRQLLKRIPGTADWKIHQTNQKLSKRLEEIVAKRASERARGSKDFLSAILNARDSDGASRKLFTSDYISALAYEHLLAGSATTSFTLSSVLYLVSEHPEVEQKLLREIDGFGPSDLIPTFDDLQHEFPYLDQVIKEAMRFYTVSPLVARETSQPVEVGGFLLPKGTWVWLAPGVLAKDPKHFPEPHLFRPERFDPACDEEKQRHPYAHIPFGIGPRACIGQKFSLQEIKLAVIHLYRHYVFRHSSSMESPLEFQYGVVLNFKHGVKLRVIRRSEAFHVMI; this is translated from the exons ATGGAGATGGGTAGTACTACTATTACGCTTGGATGGGCGGAGTACACCTTCACCTTGGTGGCCTTGCTGGTTGGGTTCTTGATGTACTTGTATGCACCGTCCTGGGGAGTGAGGAAGGTGCCCGGGCCTCCGACGATCCCCCTCCTCGGCCACCTTCCCTTGCTCGCAAAGCATGGACCGGACGTGTTCAGCGTTCTTGCTCAGACCTACGGTCCCGTCTTCAG GTTCCATATGGGGAGGCAGCCGATGGTGATCGTTGCTGACCCAGAACTGTGCAAACATGTTGGCATCAAAAAGTTCAAGAGCGTCCCCAATCGAAGCCTGCCTACTCCCATCTCTGGATCGCCTCTCCACCAGAAGGGCCTTTTCTTCACAAG GGATTCAAGGTGGTCTGCTATGAGAAACACCATCATCTCCCTCTACCAACCCACGCACCTGGCCGGCCTGATCCCCACCATGCAATCCTACATCGACTCCGCAACACGACACCTTTCCTCGACCCAAAAAGACGACGTGACCTTCTCCGACCTGTCCCTCAGACTCGCCACCGATGTCATCGGTGAAGCCGCCTTTGGCGTCGACTTTGGCCTCTCCGGAGGAAGCCCACCTGATGGCGAGCGTAGCAAAGATGGCGAAGTCTCTGAGTTCATCAAAGAGCATATATACTCCACCACCTCCCTCAAGATGGATCTATCCGGCTCCTTCTCCATCGTGCTGGGCCTCCTCGTTCCTGTACTCCAAGAGCCAGTCCGGCAGCTCCTGAAAAGAATTCCTGGCACAGCCGACTGGAAGATACACCAGACGAACCAAAAGCTGAGCAAGAGACTGGAGGAGATCGTCGCCAAGAGGGCATCCGAGCGGGCCAGAGGCTCCAAGGACTTCTTGTCGGCAATCCTGAACGCCAGGGACTCCGATGGAGCATCGAGGAAGCTCTTCACGTCCGATTACATCAGCGCGCTCGCTTACGAGCACCTCCTCGCCGGCTCAGCCACCACTTCCTTCACGCTGTCGTCGGTCCTTTACCTCGTCTCCGAGCATCCGGAAGTCGAGCAAAAACTGCTACGGGAGATCGATGGATTCGGCCCGAGTGATCTGATTCCGACTTTTGATGACCTGCAGCACGAGTTCCCCTACCTCGATCAG GTCATAAAAGAGGCGATGAGATTCTACACGGTGTCTCCGCTCGTCGCGAGAGAAACATCTCAGCCTGTCGAGGTCGGAGGCTTTCTCCTCCCCAAG GGTACATGGGTTTGGCTGGCACCGGGAGTCTTGGCCAAGGACCCAAAGCACTTCCCGGAGCCCCACTTGTTCCGGCCCGAGAGGTTTGATCCGGCGTGCGACGAAGAGAAGCAGAGGCATCCGTATGCGCACATCCCCTTCGGAATCGGACCCAGGGCATGCATCGGGCAGAAGTTCTCGTTGCAGGAGATCAAGTTGGCGGTCATACATCTCTACCGCCATTATGTTTTCAGACACTCCTCAAGCATGGAATCTCCCTTGGAATTCCAATATGGCGTCGTCCTCAACTTCAAGCATGGCGTCAAGCTTCGTGTCATTCGAAGATCCGAAGCCTTCCATGTGATGATCTAA